In Bradyrhizobium sp. CCBAU 051011, the following are encoded in one genomic region:
- a CDS encoding phosphatase PAP2 family protein produces the protein MPASPAVADSKNYLSRFAILAWLSLAQLVRTPSHSRRAEAARRAARHVLWLSAGLGAAIIVLMYAIDAWEISQMPKRGTPSLWWVRILTDFGKDEYVLAVLGILLIAVAIAAPALHGIRRSLLLGLGTRLQFIFCAVAVSNLVTEVLKYCVGRGRPFVGGEANAFHFSHFAGNPAYYSFPSGHATTAFALAFAVSVVWPQARHAMAVYALIIAASRLVLLAHHPSDVVAGAMVGIIGAMFVRYWFAARRLGFAIQRDGSIVSLVGPSSGRLKRVARGALAP, from the coding sequence ATGCCCGCGAGCCCTGCTGTCGCCGATTCCAAAAACTATCTTTCGCGCTTCGCTATCCTGGCGTGGCTGTCACTGGCGCAATTGGTGCGCACGCCGTCGCATTCGCGACGCGCCGAAGCCGCTCGCCGCGCGGCACGGCACGTGCTGTGGCTGTCAGCCGGTCTGGGTGCCGCGATCATCGTGCTGATGTACGCGATCGACGCGTGGGAAATCAGCCAGATGCCGAAGCGCGGCACCCCCTCGCTGTGGTGGGTCCGCATTCTTACCGACTTCGGCAAGGATGAATACGTGCTGGCGGTGCTTGGAATATTGCTGATCGCGGTCGCGATCGCAGCTCCTGCCTTGCATGGTATCCGGCGCTCGCTGCTGCTTGGCCTCGGAACGCGGCTGCAGTTCATATTCTGCGCGGTAGCCGTCTCCAATCTGGTCACCGAAGTGCTGAAATATTGCGTCGGCCGCGGCCGGCCGTTTGTTGGCGGCGAAGCCAACGCGTTCCACTTTTCGCACTTCGCGGGCAACCCGGCCTATTACAGCTTCCCTTCCGGCCATGCCACGACCGCCTTTGCACTCGCTTTCGCCGTGTCGGTGGTCTGGCCCCAGGCGCGCCATGCGATGGCCGTCTACGCCCTGATCATTGCGGCGAGCCGTCTGGTGCTGCTGGCCCATCATCCGAGCGACGTCGTGGCCGGCGCCATGGTCGGCATCATCGGCGCGATGTTCGTGCGATACTGGTTTGCGGCCCGCCGGCTCGGATTTGCGATCCAGCGCGACGGCAGCATCGTGTCCCTTGTCGGGCCCTCGTCGGGGCGCCTCAAAAGGGTTGCCCGGGGCGCTTTGGCCCCATAA
- a CDS encoding glycosyltransferase family 2 protein, whose translation MTPADRDAVAVSIVVPVRNEADNVAPLIAEIVGALGGRWTYEIIYVNDGSTDATADRLAAMMKQHPQLRQLKHAASSGQSAAVRSGVRAARGAIVATLDGDGQNNPAFLPDLIVAVEKGGGRVGLAAGQRVGRKDTGFKKLQSRIANGVRNSILRDGTRDTGCGLKAFPREVFLSMPYFDGLHRFLPALVRREGFDIAYVDVIDRPRHSGVSNYGFFDRLWIGIMDLAGVWWLIRRKKTTPVATEVL comes from the coding sequence TTGACACCTGCCGACAGAGATGCGGTTGCCGTTTCAATCGTTGTGCCGGTGCGCAACGAGGCGGACAACGTCGCGCCGCTGATTGCGGAAATCGTCGGCGCACTCGGCGGCCGCTGGACCTACGAGATCATTTACGTCAACGACGGTTCGACGGATGCAACCGCCGACCGACTGGCGGCGATGATGAAGCAGCACCCGCAGCTCCGGCAACTGAAGCACGCCGCTTCGTCAGGGCAATCGGCGGCGGTGCGCAGCGGGGTACGGGCGGCGCGCGGCGCCATCGTGGCGACGCTGGATGGCGACGGGCAGAACAATCCGGCGTTCCTGCCGGACCTGATTGTGGCGGTCGAAAAGGGCGGCGGCCGCGTCGGTCTTGCGGCCGGTCAGCGGGTCGGGCGCAAGGACACCGGTTTCAAGAAACTGCAGTCGCGGATCGCCAATGGCGTGCGCAACTCGATCCTGCGCGACGGCACCCGCGACACCGGCTGCGGATTGAAGGCATTCCCGCGCGAGGTGTTCCTCTCGATGCCCTATTTCGACGGGCTGCACCGGTTCCTGCCGGCGCTGGTGCGCCGCGAAGGCTTCGACATTGCTTACGTCGACGTGATCGACCGCCCGCGCCATTCAGGCGTATCCAATTACGGTTTCTTTGACCGGTTATGGATCGGGATCATGGATCTCGCCGGCGTGTGGTGGCTGATCCGCCGCAAGAAGACGACGCCCGTTGCGACCGAGGTTCTCTGA